A window of Aquibium oceanicum genomic DNA:
GGCGGGGCGGTTCGCGTCACACCTTCAAAGTCCGACTTGCCGCAGTCTCAGCCGAGAACGTCCTTTACGGCGTCCGCCGTCTTGCCGACGATTTCGTCGGCTTCGGCGCGGGTGAGGCAGAGGGGTGGGGCGAAGCCAAGGATGTCGCCTTGCGGCATGGCGCGGGCGATGACGCCTTTCTTCAGCAGCGCCGCGGCAACGGCGGGGCCGATCTTGCGCGCCGGGTCAAAGAAGGTCCGCTTGTCCTTGTCGTCGACGAACTCGACCGCGCACAGCATGCCTTCGCCGCGCACGTCGCCGACATTTGCGTGGCGGCCAAGCGCATCCTTCATCGCGCCGTTCAGGTAGGCGCCCGTCTCGCCGGCGTTCTTCACCAGGCCGAGGCTGTCGATCAGCTCGAGGTTGGCGACGCCGGCCGCGGCGCCGATCGGATGCGCGGAATAGGTCCAGCCGTGGCCGATCGGGCCGTTCTCGTCTGTGCCGCGCTCCAGCACCTCCCAGACCCTCTTCGAGATGATCGAGCCCGACAGCGGCGCATAGGCGGAGGTCAACCCCTTGGCGATGGTGATAATGTCGGCCTCGATGCCGAAATGGTCGGACCCGAACATGGTGCCCAGCCGTCCGAAGCCCGTCACGACCTCGTCGGCGATGAGCAGGATGTCGTGCTTCTTCAGAACGGTCTGGATGGCTTCCCAATAGCCCGCCGGCGGCGGGACGATGCCGCCCGTGCCGAGTACGGGCTCGCCGATGAAGGCGGCGATGGTGTCGGCGCCCTCGCGCTCGATGAGCGCCTCGAGTTCCGCCACGCAATGCGCAACGAAGTCGGCTTCGCTCATCGCCAGGTCGGGTCGGCGGTAGAAGTACGGCGCCTCGGTGTGCAGGATACGATCGAGCGGCAGGTCGAACTTGTCGTGGAAGAGCTTCAGCCCCGTCAGCGACCCGGTGACCAGGCCGGAGCCGTGATAGCCGCGCCAGCGCGATACGATCTTCTTCTTCTCAGGCCGCCCCAGGATGTTGTTGTAGTACCAGACGAGCTTGACGTTGGTCTCGTTGGCGTCGGATCCGCCGAGGCCGAAATAGACCTTGGACATGTTCTTCGGCGCCCGCTCCAGCACCATCTTCGCCAGCGTGACGGAGGCTTCCGTGCCGTGGCCGACGTAAGCGTGATAGTAGGCGAGTTCCTTGGCCTG
This region includes:
- a CDS encoding aspartate aminotransferase family protein translates to MLKNDLIDQWDRDHFFHPSTHLAQHARGETPNRIVTGGKGVFIEDRDGNRLLDAFAGLYCVNVGYGRPEIAEAIAAQAKELAYYHAYVGHGTEASVTLAKMVLERAPKNMSKVYFGLGGSDANETNVKLVWYYNNILGRPEKKKIVSRWRGYHGSGLVTGSLTGLKLFHDKFDLPLDRILHTEAPYFYRRPDLAMSEADFVAHCVAELEALIEREGADTIAAFIGEPVLGTGGIVPPPAGYWEAIQTVLKKHDILLIADEVVTGFGRLGTMFGSDHFGIEADIITIAKGLTSAYAPLSGSIISKRVWEVLERGTDENGPIGHGWTYSAHPIGAAAGVANLELIDSLGLVKNAGETGAYLNGAMKDALGRHANVGDVRGEGMLCAVEFVDDKDKRTFFDPARKIGPAVAAALLKKGVIARAMPQGDILGFAPPLCLTRAEADEIVGKTADAVKDVLG